One segment of Natronosalvus halobius DNA contains the following:
- a CDS encoding L-aspartate oxidase, with the protein MSNDPKTADTADVLVVGSGIAGCAAALAAAREGADVCLVTKAARPDDASTDRAQGGISTTRGDPRALKADILTASDGTADPDAVDVLVENADAAVEDVLLETLEIDFDSTDDGASGSDGASTFDYAREAAHSEERILHIDAATGTHILRPFLEYVDDHERIEVRDDTAALELLTHEGRVHGVVTDTDPAGHPIYAGTTILATGGIGSLYARSTNPEGATGDGIAMAALAGADVADLEYVQFHPTAYAGSGEPFLLSEALRGEGALLRNGDGDRFMPDYHPDAELAPRDVVARAVATEREATGEVVLDVDPIAFETEFPALAEACRDRGVDGDEIPVAPYEHFLCGGIDVDDHGRTSLERLYAAGECARTGVHGANRLASTSLLEGLVWGLRAGEHAAGLDVDAEILEPPTLRNSDPDLPPRFAAEKFARLQRTMDENLGLERDLQDVARAAGVLRRLKGEVDAYVRTRTARDLYELRNASVTALLIARAARENPESAGCHYVVDDAPLAR; encoded by the coding sequence ATGAGTAACGACCCAAAAACAGCAGACACCGCTGACGTTCTCGTCGTCGGCAGCGGCATCGCGGGCTGTGCGGCCGCCCTCGCCGCGGCACGGGAAGGCGCCGACGTTTGCCTCGTGACCAAGGCCGCCCGTCCCGACGACGCCAGCACCGACCGGGCCCAGGGCGGCATTTCGACGACCCGCGGCGATCCCCGGGCGCTGAAAGCCGACATTCTCACAGCCAGCGACGGCACCGCCGATCCCGATGCGGTCGACGTCCTGGTCGAGAACGCCGACGCCGCCGTCGAGGACGTGCTGCTCGAGACGCTCGAGATCGACTTCGACTCGACGGACGACGGCGCCAGCGGAAGCGACGGTGCCAGCACGTTCGACTACGCTCGCGAGGCAGCCCACTCCGAGGAACGGATCCTGCACATCGACGCCGCGACGGGTACACACATTCTCCGGCCGTTCCTGGAGTACGTCGACGATCACGAGCGCATCGAGGTCCGAGACGACACCGCCGCCCTCGAGTTGCTCACCCACGAGGGGCGGGTCCACGGCGTCGTCACCGACACCGATCCCGCGGGCCACCCGATCTACGCCGGCACCACGATCCTCGCCACCGGCGGCATCGGCTCGCTGTACGCCCGCTCGACGAATCCCGAGGGGGCGACCGGCGACGGTATCGCGATGGCCGCCCTCGCGGGGGCCGACGTTGCCGACCTCGAGTACGTGCAGTTTCACCCGACTGCGTACGCGGGAAGCGGGGAGCCGTTCCTCCTCTCGGAGGCCCTCCGCGGCGAGGGCGCGCTGTTGCGAAACGGCGACGGTGACCGGTTCATGCCCGACTACCACCCCGACGCCGAACTCGCCCCACGCGACGTCGTCGCCCGCGCCGTCGCTACCGAGCGCGAGGCCACGGGCGAGGTCGTCCTGGACGTAGACCCCATCGCGTTCGAGACGGAGTTCCCCGCGCTCGCCGAGGCGTGTCGCGACCGCGGCGTCGACGGCGACGAGATCCCGGTCGCCCCCTACGAGCACTTCCTCTGTGGCGGGATCGACGTCGACGACCACGGACGGACCTCGCTCGAGCGACTCTACGCCGCTGGCGAGTGCGCCAGAACGGGCGTCCACGGTGCGAATCGACTGGCGAGCACCAGCCTCCTCGAGGGACTGGTCTGGGGACTCCGGGCGGGCGAGCACGCGGCGGGGCTCGACGTCGACGCCGAAATACTGGAACCGCCGACCCTCCGGAACAGCGATCCCGACCTCCCGCCGCGGTTCGCCGCCGAGAAGTTCGCCCGTCTACAGCGAACGATGGACGAGAACCTGGGCCTCGAGCGCGACCTCCAGGATGTCGCCCGCGCCGCCGGCGTCCTCCGTCGGCTCAAGGGCGAGGTCGACGCCTACGTCCGGACGCGCACGGCCCGAGACCTGTACGAACTCCGGAACGCGAGCGTGACCGCGCTCCTGATCGCCCGTGCGGCCCGGGAGAATCCCGAGTCGGCGGGGTGTCACTACGTGGTCGACGACGCGCCGCTCGCTCGATAG
- the nadA gene encoding quinolinate synthase NadA, which translates to MVTLDTADLDTELSLFKYDNLEQLPPRYRDLEADQRTARIEAALEELGDDVVVLGHNYQRREIVEHADFVGDSYQLSVEAAESDAKYVVFGGVTFMAESADIITDDDQTVILPSMEASCPMAGMAEALQVDAAWAEITAAAPDADIVPITYMNSYADLKAFCADQGGLVCTSSNAHRAFEWAFERGDKVLFLPDKHLGENTAHRLGMEDQIAEWDPWDPEGKDPAEVAESDIICWEGYCQVHERFRVEHIEQIRAEDPDANVIVHPECRREVVEAADRAGSTAEICRTVEAADPGDTWAIGTEIHLTNHLQRWHPEVNVLPLCGEACMDCNAMRQIDPNYLAWVLEELVEGRERNVIEVAPEEKALAKIALDRMLEV; encoded by the coding sequence ATGGTTACACTAGATACGGCGGATCTCGACACCGAACTCAGTCTGTTCAAGTACGATAATCTCGAGCAATTACCACCGAGGTATCGCGACCTCGAAGCGGACCAGCGAACGGCGCGGATCGAGGCAGCGCTCGAGGAACTGGGCGACGACGTGGTCGTCCTCGGACACAACTACCAGCGTCGAGAGATCGTCGAGCACGCCGATTTCGTCGGTGACTCCTACCAGCTATCGGTCGAGGCCGCCGAGAGCGACGCGAAGTACGTCGTATTCGGCGGCGTCACCTTCATGGCCGAGAGCGCGGACATCATCACCGACGACGACCAGACCGTGATCCTGCCGAGCATGGAGGCGTCGTGTCCGATGGCCGGGATGGCCGAAGCCCTCCAGGTCGACGCTGCCTGGGCGGAGATCACCGCGGCCGCACCCGACGCCGACATCGTCCCGATCACGTACATGAACTCCTACGCCGACCTGAAGGCGTTCTGCGCCGACCAGGGAGGTCTCGTCTGCACCTCCTCGAACGCTCACCGCGCCTTCGAGTGGGCGTTCGAGCGCGGCGACAAGGTGCTCTTCTTGCCCGATAAGCACCTCGGGGAGAACACCGCCCACAGATTGGGAATGGAAGATCAAATCGCCGAGTGGGACCCCTGGGACCCTGAGGGAAAGGATCCGGCCGAGGTCGCCGAGAGCGACATCATCTGCTGGGAGGGGTACTGCCAGGTCCACGAGCGTTTCCGGGTCGAGCACATCGAGCAGATTCGCGCGGAGGATCCGGATGCGAACGTGATCGTCCATCCCGAGTGTCGTCGCGAGGTCGTCGAGGCGGCCGACAGAGCCGGCTCGACCGCCGAAATCTGCCGCACTGTCGAGGCGGCCGACCCCGGCGACACCTGGGCCATCGGCACCGAAATCCACCTGACGAACCACCTCCAGCGCTGGCACCCCGAGGTGAACGTCCTCCCGCTGTGTGGCGAGGCCTGCATGGACTGCAACGCCATGCGACAGATCGACCCCAACTACCTCGCCTGGGTGCTCGAGGAACTCGTCGAAGGCCGCGAGCGCAACGTCATCGAGGTCGCCCCCGAGGAGAAAGCGCTGGCGAAGATCGCCCTCGATCGGATGCTCGAGGTGTAA
- the gfo6 gene encoding D-xylose 1-dehydrogenase Gfo6 — protein MELEEHFRGITRRDWEQESVDGTVRIAIVGVGGFARNRALPGIEAGEYCETTVLVTSSPESVAAESIAADVDHCIDYDDFKSGDYADAYDAVYVSTPNALHGEYAIAAAEQGAHVICEKPLETSVERAQEVVDACEDAGVTLMTAYRHQTEPIVRRAREVVSNGVIGDVVQIHAGFSHPLLEQTDPDTWRLDPDLAGGGALVDLGIYPLNCIRFLLECEPVCVYANTHTEPPFEPVDRDVAFQFELQTGATASCTASYDAHASSQLKLVGTDGSVLVSSPFGGVVPHEIRVEHGDVGMEYTGEPTDEVREEFDYFGYCVLTGTTPEPDGQDGVADLAVVKAAYESVDERCEVPVDVDRL, from the coding sequence ATGGAACTCGAGGAACACTTCAGAGGGATTACCCGTCGCGACTGGGAGCAAGAATCGGTCGACGGCACGGTCAGAATCGCCATCGTCGGCGTCGGCGGATTCGCGCGCAACCGGGCGCTCCCGGGAATCGAAGCTGGCGAGTACTGCGAGACGACCGTCCTGGTCACGAGTTCGCCGGAGTCGGTGGCGGCGGAATCGATCGCCGCCGACGTCGACCACTGTATCGACTACGACGACTTCAAGTCGGGGGACTACGCCGACGCCTACGACGCCGTCTACGTCTCGACGCCCAACGCGCTCCACGGCGAGTACGCCATCGCGGCCGCCGAGCAGGGCGCCCACGTCATCTGTGAGAAACCGCTCGAGACGAGCGTCGAGCGCGCCCAGGAGGTCGTCGACGCCTGCGAGGACGCCGGCGTGACGCTCATGACCGCCTATCGCCACCAGACGGAGCCGATCGTTCGCCGGGCCCGAGAGGTCGTTTCCAACGGGGTAATCGGCGACGTCGTCCAGATTCACGCCGGGTTCTCACACCCGCTGCTCGAGCAGACCGACCCCGACACCTGGCGCCTCGATCCGGACCTGGCCGGCGGTGGCGCGCTCGTCGACCTGGGCATCTATCCGCTGAACTGTATCCGGTTTCTGCTCGAGTGCGAACCCGTCTGCGTCTACGCGAACACCCACACCGAGCCTCCCTTCGAGCCCGTCGACCGGGACGTGGCCTTCCAGTTCGAGTTGCAGACCGGCGCGACGGCCTCCTGTACCGCCAGCTACGACGCCCACGCGAGCAGTCAGCTGAAACTGGTCGGCACCGACGGATCGGTCCTGGTTTCCTCGCCGTTCGGCGGCGTCGTCCCCCACGAGATTCGCGTCGAGCACGGCGACGTGGGCATGGAGTACACCGGCGAGCCCACTGACGAAGTTCGCGAGGAATTCGACTACTTCGGCTACTGTGTGCTCACCGGGACGACGCCCGAACCCGACGGCCAGGACGGTGTGGCCGACCTCGCGGTAGTCAAGGCGGCCTACGAGTCCGTGGACGAGCGGTGTGAGGTTCCGGTCGACGTCGATCGGTTGTGA
- a CDS encoding nuclear transport factor 2 family protein, which translates to MELQRIPSNDETPTSTNRPQKVPNVRRVPASGRHAIVSMPSNHPPTPTPVERYYDALDHHEYDTLESILSQSFVQERPDRRFEGRDAFVRFMREERPSPDTAHVIDDSISDEDTVVVEGRVLEDGGDGDVLFAFVDTFTIENGSIVHLETRLR; encoded by the coding sequence GTGGAACTACAACGAATCCCCTCCAACGACGAAACGCCCACATCGACGAATCGTCCACAGAAAGTGCCAAACGTTCGTCGGGTCCCGGCCTCCGGCCGACACGCTATCGTCTCCATGCCCTCGAACCACCCACCCACGCCGACGCCGGTCGAGCGCTACTACGACGCTCTCGACCACCACGAGTACGACACCCTCGAGTCGATCCTGAGCCAATCGTTCGTCCAGGAGCGGCCCGACCGTCGGTTCGAGGGGCGGGACGCCTTCGTTCGGTTCATGCGTGAGGAGCGGCCAAGCCCCGACACCGCTCACGTCATCGACGACAGTATCAGCGACGAGGACACCGTCGTGGTCGAGGGTCGCGTGCTCGAGGATGGAGGCGACGGCGACGTGCTGTTCGCGTTCGTCGACACGTTCACGATCGAGAACGGGTCGATCGTCCACCTCGAGACGCGGCTTCGGTGA
- a CDS encoding aminomethyltransferase family protein, which yields MHASAIESIHEDHGATFTERGGRRVVDHYGRPERAHRAVRNGVGLIETAYDVIVVEGDDRLEYVDNVVSNRVPGADGEGCYALLLDPQGRIESDLYVYNAGERLLLFTPPGHAAEVAADWSEKVFIQDVEIREATDEFAIFGVHGPNATEKIASVLNGAAAPEDRFTFVRGSMGDAGVSVVRTDDLAGEESYEVVCGVDVAPDVYEVLSIQGLNAAPFGYRTWDTLTLEAGTPLFESELEGTIPNVLGLDLALDFEKGCYVGQEVVSRVENRGQPSRKLIGLVLESDVDTNPESESPTDALPTSGATVFDGDATVGEITRAAVSPVLEEPIALALVEYDLEDPDLSVRVDGNEVEATSTALPFVEGSERSARVPTYE from the coding sequence ATGCACGCGAGCGCCATCGAGTCGATCCACGAAGACCACGGCGCGACGTTCACCGAGCGCGGCGGGCGCCGGGTCGTCGACCACTACGGGCGACCCGAACGCGCCCACCGCGCCGTCAGGAACGGCGTCGGGCTGATCGAGACCGCGTACGACGTGATCGTCGTCGAGGGCGACGACCGCCTCGAGTACGTCGACAACGTCGTCTCGAACCGAGTCCCGGGCGCCGACGGCGAGGGGTGCTACGCCCTGTTGCTCGACCCCCAGGGTCGAATCGAGTCAGATCTCTACGTCTACAATGCGGGCGAGCGCCTGCTCCTCTTCACGCCGCCCGGTCACGCTGCCGAGGTCGCCGCCGACTGGTCCGAGAAGGTGTTCATCCAGGACGTCGAGATCCGCGAGGCGACCGACGAGTTCGCCATCTTCGGGGTTCACGGTCCGAACGCGACCGAGAAGATTGCGAGCGTACTCAACGGAGCCGCCGCTCCCGAGGATCGATTCACGTTCGTCCGGGGCTCGATGGGCGACGCCGGGGTGAGCGTCGTCCGGACCGACGACCTCGCCGGGGAGGAGAGCTACGAGGTCGTCTGCGGCGTCGACGTCGCACCCGACGTCTACGAGGTCCTCTCGATCCAGGGGCTCAACGCGGCCCCGTTCGGCTACCGGACCTGGGACACCCTCACGCTCGAGGCCGGCACCCCGCTGTTCGAGTCGGAACTCGAGGGCACGATTCCGAACGTGCTCGGCCTGGACCTGGCGCTCGACTTCGAGAAGGGGTGTTACGTCGGCCAGGAGGTCGTCTCCCGGGTCGAGAACCGGGGGCAGCCGAGTCGCAAGTTGATCGGGCTGGTTCTCGAGTCCGACGTCGATACCAACCCGGAATCCGAATCGCCGACCGACGCCCTGCCGACCTCCGGCGCGACCGTCTTCGACGGCGACGCCACCGTCGGTGAGATCACCCGCGCCGCGGTCAGCCCCGTCCTCGAGGAACCGATCGCGCTCGCGCTTGTCGAGTACGATCTCGAAGACCCCGACCTCTCGGTCCGGGTGGACGGCAACGAAGTGGAAGCGACATCGACGGCGCTCCCGTTCGTGGAGGGATCGGAACGATCCGCGCGCGTGCCGACCTACGAGTAA
- a CDS encoding class I SAM-dependent methyltransferase: MADKNAVRRSYDELAPIYAAQRSDDGPGTGVLERFLDSLEDPRRVLDAGCGQGTPVLSRLAETTTAVGLDFSREQLGLATGNAPEAGHVQGDMTALPLEESSFDAVVAYWSLIHVPLDEHRTVVEEFKRVLRPGGRLLLCEGTNAWTGENLDWLESGVEMSWEIAGAEATRGQLQEAGFAVLEEWGVPEEFANDGEGEGEVEIEDDSEGKDEYGEDSEGKDEYGEDSEGKDEYGEDNDSEGKDEYGEDSEGKDEYGEDNDSEGDGEDEDHPWTFFVARLERT, translated from the coding sequence ATGGCCGACAAGAACGCCGTTCGCCGGAGCTACGACGAGCTGGCCCCGATATACGCAGCCCAGCGGTCGGACGACGGCCCCGGGACGGGGGTCCTCGAGCGCTTCCTGGACTCGCTCGAAGACCCCAGACGCGTTCTCGACGCGGGGTGTGGCCAGGGAACCCCGGTGCTGTCGCGGCTGGCCGAGACGACGACCGCCGTCGGGCTCGACTTCTCGCGCGAGCAGCTGGGACTGGCGACGGGGAACGCGCCGGAAGCCGGGCACGTACAGGGTGACATGACGGCACTGCCGCTCGAGGAGTCGTCGTTCGACGCAGTCGTCGCCTACTGGTCGCTGATCCACGTCCCGCTCGACGAGCACCGGACAGTGGTCGAAGAGTTCAAGCGCGTCCTCCGACCGGGTGGACGACTCCTCCTGTGTGAGGGGACGAACGCCTGGACCGGCGAGAACCTGGACTGGCTCGAGAGTGGCGTCGAGATGTCCTGGGAGATTGCGGGTGCGGAGGCGACGCGAGGCCAGTTACAAGAAGCAGGGTTCGCGGTGCTCGAGGAGTGGGGCGTGCCGGAGGAGTTCGCCAACGACGGCGAAGGTGAGGGAGAGGTCGAAATCGAGGACGACAGCGAAGGGAAAGACGAGTACGGAGAGGACAGCGAAGGGAAAGACGAGTACGGAGAGGACAGCGAAGGGAAAGACGAGTACGGAGAGGACAACGACAGCGAAGGGAAAGACGAGTACGGAGAGGACAGCGAAGGGAAAGACGAGTACGGAGAGGACAACGACAGCGAAGGCGATGGAGAAGACGAGGACCACCCGTGGACGTTCTTCGTCGCCCGACTCGAGCGGACCTGA
- a CDS encoding PQQ-binding-like beta-propeller repeat protein — MAAGGTLVAGSVLATAGVTSEGMAEADLEEPTGWSSSGGNPGNARYLPVDGEFPEPERVAWEYDQGGDIAVVDGRVYVCTTVSEGLPEVHALDAADGSVQWVSEELPVDETPAVAGDTVYVGGEQLSALDAADGSVRWTREFEVDDPTVSSPTVIYGRVYTVANGTLYALDPADGSTDWKRETAEIPDEEEEPRPLETEPVAVAGEQVYAVTADKEKVAAFDAATGETAWTSSTGETIRGPATATEQAVYIRSHAGYESLAFDPETGETSKIKGWGPAAATGEIRASYDEMGVYVSHLERGWNDMRGTSREYGDGGSVTIIGDTLVVTTATIWGQGETAYGFDLEDGTRRWDVPSKEDGIDVYKVQAVDEETLYDYGRDLPQPGGDRIRALRPAETDEGDDDAGDDRDREDEGEDGDQNEDDNDESETDSGDGREDGSSGDDPDGGDGADDSVEDDAPDEDEVC; from the coding sequence TTGGCAGCTGGTGGAACGCTCGTCGCTGGAAGTGTGCTCGCTACGGCAGGAGTGACATCGGAGGGGATGGCCGAAGCCGACCTCGAAGAACCGACCGGCTGGTCGTCCTCCGGTGGGAACCCGGGAAACGCCAGATACCTGCCTGTGGACGGCGAGTTCCCGGAACCGGAGCGAGTCGCCTGGGAGTACGACCAGGGCGGAGACATCGCCGTCGTGGACGGCCGTGTGTACGTTTGCACCACCGTCTCCGAGGGGCTCCCCGAAGTTCACGCCCTGGACGCCGCGGACGGCTCCGTCCAGTGGGTGAGCGAGGAACTACCCGTCGACGAGACGCCCGCGGTGGCCGGCGATACCGTCTACGTCGGCGGCGAACAGTTGTCGGCGCTCGACGCCGCGGACGGCTCGGTCCGCTGGACGCGCGAGTTCGAGGTCGACGACCCGACCGTCTCGAGTCCGACGGTCATCTACGGACGCGTGTACACCGTCGCGAACGGAACGCTCTACGCGCTCGACCCGGCGGACGGCTCGACCGACTGGAAGCGCGAGACCGCCGAAATCCCCGACGAGGAGGAGGAACCCCGTCCGCTCGAGACGGAGCCGGTCGCCGTCGCGGGTGAACAGGTGTACGCGGTAACTGCCGACAAAGAGAAAGTGGCGGCGTTCGACGCGGCCACTGGCGAGACGGCGTGGACGTCGTCTACTGGCGAGACGATCCGCGGGCCGGCCACGGCGACAGAACAGGCGGTGTATATCCGATCTCACGCAGGGTACGAGAGTCTGGCGTTCGACCCGGAAACCGGGGAGACGAGTAAAATCAAGGGATGGGGGCCGGCCGCCGCGACCGGTGAGATCAGAGCCTCCTACGACGAAATGGGAGTGTACGTGAGTCACCTGGAACGTGGGTGGAACGATATGCGGGGTACCAGCAGGGAGTACGGAGACGGCGGGAGCGTGACGATCATCGGTGACACGCTCGTCGTCACGACCGCGACGATATGGGGGCAGGGGGAAACCGCATACGGATTCGACCTCGAGGACGGCACGAGGCGATGGGACGTGCCGTCCAAAGAGGACGGCATCGACGTGTACAAAGTACAGGCGGTCGACGAGGAGACGCTGTACGATTACGGACGCGATCTACCACAGCCAGGAGGCGACCGAATCCGGGCGTTGCGCCCGGCCGAAACGGACGAGGGGGATGACGACGCTGGGGACGACCGAGACCGCGAAGACGAGGGTGAGGACGGGGATCAGAACGAAGACGACAACGACGAATCGGAAACTGATTCCGGGGACGGTCGCGAGGACGGATCGTCCGGCGACGACCCCGATGGCGGAGACGGTGCGGACGACAGTGTGGAAGACGACGCACCCGACGAAGACGAGGTCTGCTGA